One genomic region from Ferrimicrobium sp. encodes:
- a CDS encoding ribbon-helix-helix domain-containing protein encodes MKLSVSLPDEDVEFLDAYAIEQGIASRSAVLHRAVRFLRGAQLGAAYEDAFAEWENEGEAAAWEVTAGDGFGTNAAG; translated from the coding sequence ATGAAGTTGAGTGTCAGCCTTCCTGACGAAGATGTAGAGTTCCTTGATGCCTACGCCATCGAGCAAGGCATCGCGTCTCGCTCTGCGGTCTTACACCGGGCAGTGCGCTTCTTGCGGGGCGCACAACTTGGGGCGGCCTACGAGGATGCCTTCGCCGAGTGGGAGAACGAAGGAGAAGCCGCAGCTTGGGAAGTGACGGCTGGGGACGGGTTCGGAACCAATGCTGCGGGGTGA
- a CDS encoding type II toxin-antitoxin system PemK/MazF family toxin: MLRGEIRLVDLDSIRGAEANKRRPAVIVSNDGANMIADRLGHGVVTIVPVTTNTARIYPFQVLLLAAATGLERDSKAQAEQVRAVAVERLGNRIGVVPPAVMADLDEALRLHLAL; encoded by the coding sequence ATGCTGCGGGGTGAGATCCGCTTGGTTGATCTTGACTCGATTAGAGGTGCCGAGGCCAACAAGCGTCGACCCGCAGTAATCGTCAGTAATGACGGAGCCAACATGATCGCAGATCGCCTGGGCCATGGAGTCGTGACAATCGTTCCCGTAACGACGAACACTGCGCGCATCTACCCCTTCCAAGTTCTGCTCCTGGCTGCTGCTACAGGGCTCGAACGCGACTCAAAAGCCCAAGCCGAGCAGGTCCGAGCAGTGGCCGTCGAGCGTCTGGGCAACAGGATCGGAGTCGTGCCACCGGCGGTGATGGCAGATCTCGATGAAGCTCTGCGCCTCCACCTCGCCCTATAA